The following proteins are encoded in a genomic region of Tuberibacillus sp. Marseille-P3662:
- a CDS encoding ABC transporter permease, translating into MKPNNLVAQIVRWIFVLLVVAFFFWAIQKGYFSKIVNEPDRFLVLLGQHLGIVGLSSLSAIIVAIPLGILITRSSFRKLEWLIINIANLGQTIPSLAVLALSMGFLGLGFKPAVFALFIYSILPILRNTVAGIDSIDDNVIDSAKGMGFKPYQILFRIELPNASYSIIAGIRTSIVINVGTAALAFLIGGGGLGSWIITGINLFDNSYLLSGAVPVTLLAIAVDYLLRFVEYMIVPKSLRQSLAEAS; encoded by the coding sequence ATGAAGCCGAACAATCTTGTGGCTCAGATCGTTAGATGGATCTTTGTGCTCCTTGTCGTTGCCTTTTTTTTCTGGGCAATACAAAAAGGGTATTTCTCAAAAATTGTTAATGAACCAGATAGGTTTTTGGTTTTGCTAGGTCAACATTTAGGCATTGTTGGTTTGTCGTCACTTTCGGCGATTATTGTGGCTATTCCACTGGGCATTTTGATCACACGATCAAGCTTTCGTAAGCTAGAGTGGTTGATCATTAATATAGCTAATTTGGGCCAAACCATTCCAAGTCTGGCGGTGTTGGCTTTATCGATGGGGTTCTTAGGCTTGGGCTTTAAGCCTGCAGTATTCGCCTTATTTATCTATTCCATCCTGCCCATTCTTCGTAATACAGTAGCGGGGATTGATTCTATTGATGATAATGTGATTGATTCCGCTAAGGGTATGGGTTTTAAACCCTATCAAATCCTATTTCGTATCGAATTACCAAATGCTTCGTATTCCATCATCGCTGGCATACGGACGTCAATTGTCATTAATGTCGGAACCGCAGCGCTTGCATTTTTAATTGGTGGTGGCGGTTTAGGAAGCTGGATTATCACAGGTATTAACTTGTTTGATAACTCTTATTTACTATCGGGTGCCGTTCCAGTCACCTTGTTGGCGATTGCTGTTGACTATCTATTACGTTTTGTTGAATATATGATAGTTCCGAAGTCATTACGTCAATCATTAGCAGAAGCAAGCTAA
- a CDS encoding ABC transporter substrate-binding protein, whose amino-acid sequence MKKYVSLVMVAILSIALLAACGSDKTSGSGDKHVTIGAKNYTEQYLLSKITGLYLEDNGFTVDEKSDLGSTALRKALLNEQVDFTWEYTGTALVTYLKQDPIADAQESFDAVKKMDKEKNDLGWINLTDVNNTYGLIMTEKDAKALGIKSISDLAAYINDHPGELTMGTDAEFANRSDGLKGVEKTYGFSFGQDNIKQMKAGIQYKALKQGEIDVAMSFSTDSRIDAFNLRLLEDDKQFFPGYYAAVSIRQPVLDKYPKLKDLTADIAEKLDSKTMRELNYKVDIDGKQVKEVAKQWLLDNGLLSN is encoded by the coding sequence ATGAAAAAATATGTTTCGTTAGTCATGGTTGCAATACTTTCTATAGCTTTACTTGCTGCTTGCGGCAGCGATAAAACATCAGGCAGTGGTGATAAGCATGTCACCATTGGTGCGAAAAATTATACTGAGCAATATTTGCTCTCCAAAATAACAGGTCTCTATTTGGAGGATAACGGGTTCACTGTTGATGAAAAGAGTGATCTGGGAAGTACAGCTCTGCGGAAAGCTTTATTAAATGAACAAGTTGATTTTACGTGGGAATACACGGGGACCGCCCTGGTGACTTATTTAAAACAAGATCCCATCGCCGATGCCCAAGAGTCCTTTGATGCTGTTAAGAAAATGGACAAGGAAAAAAATGATTTGGGTTGGATAAACTTGACCGATGTCAACAATACGTATGGTCTTATAATGACAGAAAAAGACGCTAAGGCATTAGGGATTAAGAGCATTAGTGATTTAGCGGCTTATATTAACGATCATCCTGGCGAATTAACAATGGGTACGGATGCGGAATTCGCCAATCGTTCTGATGGCCTTAAGGGTGTTGAGAAAACCTATGGCTTTTCTTTTGGCCAAGACAATATCAAACAAATGAAAGCGGGTATTCAATATAAAGCATTAAAACAAGGTGAGATTGATGTGGCCATGTCATTTTCGACGGATTCAAGAATTGACGCTTTTAACTTAAGATTGTTAGAAGATGATAAGCAATTCTTCCCAGGTTATTATGCGGCTGTATCGATCAGACAACCGGTTCTTGATAAATATCCTAAATTAAAGGATTTAACCGCTGATATTGCTGAGAAATTAGATTCTAAGACGATGAGAGAATTGAATTACAAAGTTGATATTGATGGGAAACAAGTTAAAGAAGTTGCAAAACAATGGCTTCTAGACAATGGCTTGTTAAGCAACTAA
- a CDS encoding ABC transporter ATP-binding protein — MIEFKNVTKIYEENQKAVDDVSLTVPDGETVVLLGPSGCGKTTLLRMVNRLNSITDGIISINGSDIHSMDKIELRRTIGYVIQSNGLFPNLTIEDNVVVVPDLLGWGKRDKRKRYNELMDLMGLDPDQFRKRYPHELSGGQQQRIGVARALAADPPVMLMDEPFAALDPIIRTHIQDEFLQIKKEVNKTIVFVSHDIDEAIKMGDKIAILKEGKLMQYDTPAELLAHPNSDFIAKFVGEDRALKSLSLFKIWDLMDRQQLRPIDAKRHKGEQIVADSDLKEALSVLLNNDTGALAVIDQKGKPLGSITMNHIETFLHQTIDGKSLQQGVEK; from the coding sequence GTTCCAGATGGTGAAACCGTTGTTCTTCTTGGGCCTTCTGGATGTGGGAAAACGACGTTACTTCGTATGGTTAATCGTCTGAATTCCATTACGGATGGGATTATTTCCATAAATGGTTCAGATATTCATTCAATGGATAAAATTGAGTTGCGTCGAACGATCGGCTATGTCATTCAAAGTAACGGTCTGTTTCCGAACTTAACCATTGAAGACAATGTTGTTGTTGTACCTGATCTCTTAGGCTGGGGTAAACGTGATAAGCGAAAGCGCTACAACGAATTAATGGATTTAATGGGACTTGATCCAGACCAATTCCGAAAACGCTATCCCCATGAATTGTCGGGTGGACAACAACAGCGGATTGGTGTGGCACGTGCCCTTGCTGCAGACCCGCCCGTTATGTTGATGGATGAGCCATTCGCCGCGCTTGATCCCATCATTCGTACGCATATACAAGATGAATTTTTACAGATCAAAAAAGAAGTGAATAAAACGATTGTTTTCGTCAGTCATGATATTGATGAGGCGATTAAAATGGGTGATAAGATTGCCATTTTGAAGGAAGGCAAGCTTATGCAGTATGACACACCAGCAGAATTATTGGCTCATCCCAACAGTGACTTTATTGCTAAATTTGTCGGAGAAGATCGGGCTTTGAAGAGCCTAAGCCTATTCAAAATATGGGATTTAATGGATCGACAGCAGCTGCGCCCGATTGATGCAAAAAGGCACAAAGGAGAACAAATTGTGGCCGACAGCGATTTGAAGGAGGCATTGTCTGTCCTTCTTAATAATGATACAGGTGCTTTGGCTGTGATTGATCAAAAAGGAAAACCTTTAGGTTCAATAACAATGAATCATATTGAGACCTTCCTGCATCAAACCATAGATGGAAAGAGTCTTCAACAAGGAGTGGAAAAATGA